The proteins below are encoded in one region of Tolumonas auensis DSM 9187:
- the pocR gene encoding transcriptional regulator PocR yields the protein MTSVSSLDSDLINKITLDFAHATNLAVVVVNIYGEEISAHFNFTQFCKKMRADPTLYSHCKMSDRCGGLEASKYDKPCIYRCHAGLTDFSIPLVIAGHLMGFILCGQVRIKNDVSLDNVHKGDQSWKANHELVAEHEKIPLVDYSKIISAANLLKIIVDTYIKINLNLIVVYDAVTPRLVREKSETIYDAKIKKALRYIDSHFSDELRLEEVSSHVYLSPYYFSKLFKNQLGIGFNTYVTQQKMNNAKQILQCSDWSIADIAKKLGFSQASYFCKVFRQSFQITPQEYRKTLQDNDAVN from the coding sequence ATGACTTCTGTTAGTTCATTAGACTCAGACCTTATCAATAAAATAACGTTAGACTTTGCCCATGCTACGAATTTGGCTGTTGTGGTTGTTAATATTTACGGTGAAGAAATCTCTGCTCATTTTAATTTTACTCAATTTTGTAAAAAAATGCGGGCAGACCCAACACTTTATTCACATTGTAAAATGAGTGACCGATGTGGTGGTCTTGAAGCATCAAAATACGATAAACCTTGTATTTATCGTTGCCATGCAGGATTGACAGATTTTTCAATCCCGCTAGTAATTGCTGGGCATCTAATGGGGTTTATCTTATGCGGGCAAGTACGTATTAAAAATGATGTATCTTTGGATAATGTCCACAAAGGGGATCAATCATGGAAAGCAAACCATGAGTTAGTTGCAGAACATGAAAAAATTCCTTTAGTGGATTATTCTAAAATAATTTCTGCAGCCAATCTACTGAAAATAATTGTCGATACTTACATTAAAATTAATCTTAATTTGATAGTGGTTTATGATGCTGTAACGCCAAGATTGGTAAGGGAAAAATCTGAAACAATATACGATGCAAAAATTAAAAAAGCATTGCGATACATTGATTCTCATTTCTCTGACGAGCTTCGACTGGAGGAAGTTTCTAGTCACGTATATCTGAGCCCTTATTACTTCAGTAAGCTATTTAAAAATCAGTTGGGGATTGGATTTAATACCTACGTAACACAACAGAAAATGAATAATGCGAAACAAATATTACAGTGCAGTGATTGGTCGATAGCCGACATTGCGAAAAAACTTGGGTTCTCTCAAGCAAGTTATTTTTGCAAGGTTTTCCGCCAGTCATTCCAGATCACACCTCAAGAGTATCGAAAGACATTGCAGGACAATGATGCTGTCAATTGA